A genomic window from Glycine max cultivar Williams 82 chromosome 17, Glycine_max_v4.0, whole genome shotgun sequence includes:
- the LOC100817784 gene encoding aberrant root formation protein 4 isoform X1 yields the protein MSVESETGSFRDSETRNNLRRILESCSKLAEAGDFHESENTAVSELVEFLDSLLDAAMSDLDSENAENDAFEAISEIHRYICSPSIDQEVVDALSFELPKAVSKFVGISSRFLDLAISIIDQFIVKCGPRDMLSILCNTLGYSSKIIKAASYIVPPLSGLSKVLLSIQRRQFEQVKVAVPIILNILKAVSLESEEAELEDVFDTAVEIANSIYEVCNKLERDTKEKLRALLGLYVMQCMALVSASISYKASSCPSSVLQLSQISSYCGLSYLSLVTTYDVEIVAESVFGGEDKDHCTGCFSHVKHGAALSVVWGHVSKEVAQTAKEDLIAIRDELRNNQTKRWQAIGTLKHVLYFVNLPWELKKHAIDFLLSITDEGVSRNYNEERSEWSSYVPSLFSALQAVKMVIMYAPEPELRKKSFTVLKGVLADIPNSQRFDIMKALITNTDSSSMIAIFIDLVRKEMHTAICSSRSIVKDAPQIDNKAFPDTSFWNPGILELVELVLRPPQGGPPSLPEQSDAVLSALNLYRFVLMTESAEKTNITGVLSRNNLLKAYNEWLLPLRTLVTGIMAESHSDYDEFAVDTVCTLNPLELVLYRCIELVDEKLKQST from the exons ATGTCTGTGGAGAGCGAAACTGGGTCGTTTCGGGACTCTGAAACTCGGAACAATCTTCGAAGAATTCTTGAGTCATGCTCTAAA TTGGCGGAGGCTGGAGATTTTCATGAATCTGAAAACACAGCAGTTTCAGAGCTTGTCGAGTTCCTTGATTCTTTGTTGGATGCTGCCATGTCTGACCTGGATAGTGAAAATGCAGAGAATGATGCATTTGAAGCTATCTCTGAGATCCATAGATATATTTGTTCTCCTTCTATTGACCAG GAAGTTGTTGATGCCCTTTCCTTTGAACTGCCAAAGGCTGTTTCAAAGTTTGTGGGGATTTCAAGTAGATTTTTGGACTTGGCAATTAGCATCATTGATCAGTTTATTGTGAAATGTGGTCCAAGGGATATGCTCTCAATTCTCTGTAAT ACATTAGGTTACTCAAGTAAGATCATCAAGGCTGCCAGTTACATTGTCCCTCCTTTATCAGGGCTCTCAAAGG TCTTACTTTCCATTCAGAGGCGTCAGTTTGAGCAAGTAAAAGTAGCCGTTCCTATAATTCTTAATATATTGAAGGCTGTGTCTTTGGAGTCAGAAGAAGCAGAACTTGAGGATGTATTTGACACAGCTGTTGAGATTGCAAATTCTATATATGAAGTTTGCAATAAGTTG GAGAGGGACACAAAGGAGAAGCTCCGAGCTCTTCTTGGTCTATATGTCATGCAATGCATG GCTCTTGTTTCAGCTAGCATAAGCTATAAAGCTTCCAGTTGTCCTTCTTCGGTATTACAACTGTCACAAATTTCTTCATATTGTGGTTTATCATATCTCAGTCTAGTAACAACTTATGATGTAGAGATTGTGGCTGAATCTGTGTTTGGAGGAG AAGATAAAGATCACTGTACCGGTTGTTTTTCTCATGTCAAACATGGTGCTGCTCTTTCAG TGGTTTGGGGGCATGTCTCAAAGGAGGTTGCTCAAACTGCTAAAGAGGATTTGATTGCCATCAGGGATGAACTTCGTAATAACCAAACAAAAAGGTGGCAAGCAATAGGAACATTAAAGCATGTACTTTACTTTGTAAATCTACCATGGGAATTAAAGAAACATGCTATCGACTTCTTGCTTAGCATCACAGATGAAGGTGTCTCCAGAAACTACAACGAGGAACGTTCTGAATGGTCATCTTATGTGCCAAGCCTTTTCTCGGCTTTGCAG GCTGTAAAAATGGTTATCATGTATGCCCCAGAGCcagaacttagaaaaaaatcCTTTACTGTGCTGAAAGGA GTACTTGCTGATATTCCAAATTCTCAAAGATTTGACATTATGAAAGCATTGATTACAAATACCGACTCTTCCTCGATG ATCGCCATTTTCATCGATCTTGTCAGGAAGGAAATGCATACAGCAATCTGCAGTAGTAGATCAATAGTAAAAGATGCCCCACAGATAGATAACAAAGCATTTCCGGATACCTCCTTTTGGAATCCCGGGATCCTTGAGTTGGTGGAGTTGGTTCTAAGACCTCCACAGGGCGGACCTCCTTCCCTTCCTGAGCAGAGTGATGCG GTGTTGTCAGCCCTCAACCTATACAGATTTGTATTGATGACAGAATCTGCAG AAAAGACAAACATCACTGGAGTGCTGTCAAGGAACAATTTACTGAAGGCCTACAATGAATGGTTGCTTCCTTTGCGTACCTTGGTGACAGGTATAATGGCAGAGAGCCATAGTGATTATGATGAGTTTGCAGTTGACACTGTATGCACCCTAAATCCACTTGAGTTGGTGTTGTATCGGTGCATTGAACTCGTAGACGAGAAGCTTAAGCAATCCACATAA
- the LOC100817784 gene encoding aberrant root formation protein 4 isoform X2: protein MSVESETGSFRDSETRNNLRRILESCSKLAEAGDFHESENTAVSELVEFLDSLLDAAMSDLDSENAENDAFEAISEIHRYICSPSIDQTLGYSSKIIKAASYIVPPLSGLSKVLLSIQRRQFEQVKVAVPIILNILKAVSLESEEAELEDVFDTAVEIANSIYEVCNKLERDTKEKLRALLGLYVMQCMALVSASISYKASSCPSSVLQLSQISSYCGLSYLSLVTTYDVEIVAESVFGGEDKDHCTGCFSHVKHGAALSVVWGHVSKEVAQTAKEDLIAIRDELRNNQTKRWQAIGTLKHVLYFVNLPWELKKHAIDFLLSITDEGVSRNYNEERSEWSSYVPSLFSALQAVKMVIMYAPEPELRKKSFTVLKGVLADIPNSQRFDIMKALITNTDSSSMIAIFIDLVRKEMHTAICSSRSIVKDAPQIDNKAFPDTSFWNPGILELVELVLRPPQGGPPSLPEQSDAVLSALNLYRFVLMTESAEKTNITGVLSRNNLLKAYNEWLLPLRTLVTGIMAESHSDYDEFAVDTVCTLNPLELVLYRCIELVDEKLKQST from the exons ATGTCTGTGGAGAGCGAAACTGGGTCGTTTCGGGACTCTGAAACTCGGAACAATCTTCGAAGAATTCTTGAGTCATGCTCTAAA TTGGCGGAGGCTGGAGATTTTCATGAATCTGAAAACACAGCAGTTTCAGAGCTTGTCGAGTTCCTTGATTCTTTGTTGGATGCTGCCATGTCTGACCTGGATAGTGAAAATGCAGAGAATGATGCATTTGAAGCTATCTCTGAGATCCATAGATATATTTGTTCTCCTTCTATTGACCAG ACATTAGGTTACTCAAGTAAGATCATCAAGGCTGCCAGTTACATTGTCCCTCCTTTATCAGGGCTCTCAAAGG TCTTACTTTCCATTCAGAGGCGTCAGTTTGAGCAAGTAAAAGTAGCCGTTCCTATAATTCTTAATATATTGAAGGCTGTGTCTTTGGAGTCAGAAGAAGCAGAACTTGAGGATGTATTTGACACAGCTGTTGAGATTGCAAATTCTATATATGAAGTTTGCAATAAGTTG GAGAGGGACACAAAGGAGAAGCTCCGAGCTCTTCTTGGTCTATATGTCATGCAATGCATG GCTCTTGTTTCAGCTAGCATAAGCTATAAAGCTTCCAGTTGTCCTTCTTCGGTATTACAACTGTCACAAATTTCTTCATATTGTGGTTTATCATATCTCAGTCTAGTAACAACTTATGATGTAGAGATTGTGGCTGAATCTGTGTTTGGAGGAG AAGATAAAGATCACTGTACCGGTTGTTTTTCTCATGTCAAACATGGTGCTGCTCTTTCAG TGGTTTGGGGGCATGTCTCAAAGGAGGTTGCTCAAACTGCTAAAGAGGATTTGATTGCCATCAGGGATGAACTTCGTAATAACCAAACAAAAAGGTGGCAAGCAATAGGAACATTAAAGCATGTACTTTACTTTGTAAATCTACCATGGGAATTAAAGAAACATGCTATCGACTTCTTGCTTAGCATCACAGATGAAGGTGTCTCCAGAAACTACAACGAGGAACGTTCTGAATGGTCATCTTATGTGCCAAGCCTTTTCTCGGCTTTGCAG GCTGTAAAAATGGTTATCATGTATGCCCCAGAGCcagaacttagaaaaaaatcCTTTACTGTGCTGAAAGGA GTACTTGCTGATATTCCAAATTCTCAAAGATTTGACATTATGAAAGCATTGATTACAAATACCGACTCTTCCTCGATG ATCGCCATTTTCATCGATCTTGTCAGGAAGGAAATGCATACAGCAATCTGCAGTAGTAGATCAATAGTAAAAGATGCCCCACAGATAGATAACAAAGCATTTCCGGATACCTCCTTTTGGAATCCCGGGATCCTTGAGTTGGTGGAGTTGGTTCTAAGACCTCCACAGGGCGGACCTCCTTCCCTTCCTGAGCAGAGTGATGCG GTGTTGTCAGCCCTCAACCTATACAGATTTGTATTGATGACAGAATCTGCAG AAAAGACAAACATCACTGGAGTGCTGTCAAGGAACAATTTACTGAAGGCCTACAATGAATGGTTGCTTCCTTTGCGTACCTTGGTGACAGGTATAATGGCAGAGAGCCATAGTGATTATGATGAGTTTGCAGTTGACACTGTATGCACCCTAAATCCACTTGAGTTGGTGTTGTATCGGTGCATTGAACTCGTAGACGAGAAGCTTAAGCAATCCACATAA